Genomic window (Cyanobacteria bacterium GSL.Bin1):
TTGAGTATTAACAAAAATCAAGATCTAGAGGGAGGAAATGCCAGATACGACCCTAACGACTATGCCGATACCAAGCAAAGGACGCATTCATTCCCTGGAAAGTTGTGGCACCGTTGACGGACCAGGGATTCGGTTTGTCATCTTCACCCAAGGCTGTCCCCTTCGTTGTCTCTACTGTCAAAACCCTGATTGTCTTAATTTGGAAGACGGAACAGAAGTAACCGTTGAGGAACTGATCACAGAAATCCAAAAATATCGTTCCTATATGCATTTCTCGGGTGGTGGCGTCACAGTAACGGGGGGAGAACCCTTAATGCAACCCCAGTTTGTGAGTGAAATTTTTCAACGTTGCCAAGCCTTAGGAATTCATACAGCGTTAGATACCTCAGGTTATGTTCCCCTTGAAGCAGCAAAACCGGTGCTGAAAAATACAGACTTAGTTTTACTCGATCTCAAATCATTTGACCCTGAAATTTACCGCAAGGTCACCAGTGTTACTATTGAACCGACCTTAAAATTCGCTCGCTATTTAAGTGAGATCAATAAACCAACTTGGATTCGTTTTGTGTTAGTGCCAAATTTAACTGATCCCATTGATAATATTAAGAGATTAGCTGAATTTGTTTCTAGTTTGCATAATGTAGAGATAGTAGAAGTTTTACCCTTCCATCAAATGGGGGAATATAAATGGGAAAAACTCGGTTATGACTATCAATTGCAAGATACAAAACCACCGACACCAGAATTAATTGCTAGTACCATTCATATCTTCCAAAGCTACGGAATTAAGGTTCAATCCTAGTTGATTAGAGGTTACTAATTACCTGTGTATTAATGTTTTTTAGTAGCCAATAATACAAATTCCATTGTTGGGGTTTACTGTGTTCTATCCAACCGACCTTTCTCTAGACGTTCAGTCAAACATTAGGAGAATTCATCAATGACTGTTACCAACCTCCAAGAGCTCGAAACTCTGATTTCCAAAGCTAAAGCCGCTCAAGCCGAATATGCAACTTACACCCAAGAACAAGTTGATAAAATCTTCAAAAAAGCAGCACTCGCTGCCAATATGAATCGTATTCCTTTGGCGAAATTAGCGGTTCAAGAAACAGGGATGGGTGTGCCAGAAGATAAGGTGATTAAAAATCACTTTGCTTCGGAGATGATCTATAACAAGTATAAGTATGAAAAAACTTGTGGCGTAATTGAATCCGATCCCCATTATGGGATTCAAAAAGTAGCAGAACCCCTTGGTGTGTTAGCAGGAATTGTCCCCACCACTAATCCCACTTCTACTGCCATCTTTAAAGCACTTCTCGCTCTCAAAACCCGTAACGGAATTATTTTTTCGCCTCATCCTCGGGCTAAAGAATGCACCATTGCCGCCGCACAAATTGTTCGTAATGCAGCCATTGAAGCCGGCGCACCGCCTGATATTATTGGCTGGATTGATGAACCCACCATTGAACTTTCCCAAACCCTGATGCAGCACCCCAGTGTGAATTTAATTCTCGCCACGGGAGGACCAGGGATGGTGAAAGCCGCTTATTCTTCCGGTAAACCTTCTTTGGGCGTGGGTGCGGGCAATACCCCAGCGGTGATTGATGAAACGGCCCAAATCCAAATGGCAGTGAGTTCCATTCTCATTAGTAAAACCTTTGATAATGGGATGATCTGTGCTTCGGAGCAATCCGTGATTGTGGTGGATGATGTGTATGAACAAGTCAAGGAAGAATTCATCGCGCGGGGGGCATATTTCCTGAATGCGGAAGAGATGGAAGCCGTGCGCAAAGTGCTGATTATCGAGGGACGCATTAACGCGAAAATTGTTGGTCAATCGGTGGAAAAAGTTGCGGAACTGGCAGGCATTAACGTCCCTGAGAATGCCAAGGTCTTAATTGGGGAAGTGGACGACATCAATCTGGATGAAGCGTTTGCCCATGAAAAATTGTCTCCCGTTTTGGCAATGTATCATGCTCAAGATTTTTCGGAAGCCACTAAAAAAGCACAAGAATTGATTAGCTTAGGGGGACGCGGACATACCTCGGTTCTCTATACTGCACAACAAAATCATTCGCGGATTCTCCATTTTGAAAGCATCCTGACCACAGGACGGGTATTAATTAATACGCCTTCTTCTCAAGGGGCAATTGGCGACTTATACAATTTTAAACTTGATCCTTCCTTGACCTTAGGTTGCGGGACTTGGGGCGGTAATTCGGTGAGTGAAAATGTTGCCCCCCAACACTTACTAAACATTAAAACGGTCTCAGAACGCCGAGAAAATATGCTCTGGTTCCGAGTTCCCCCGAAAATTTATTTCAAGTTTGGTTGTTTACCGATTGCCCTGGAAGAACTGAAAGGGAAAAAACGGGCGTTTATTGTCACCGATAAACCCTTATTTGATATGGGGTTACTGAAAGAAGTCACCGACGTTTTAGATGAAATCGGCGTCGAACATCAAGTCTTTTATGATGTGGAACCCGATCCGAAACTGGCTGAAATTAACAAAGGTGTGGCTGCCATGAACACATTTCAGCCGGATGTCATTATTGCCTTCGGGGGTGGTTCGCCTATGGATGCGGCAAAAATTATGTGGCTGATGTACGAACATCCGGAAGTGGAGTTTGAAGGAATTGCGACGCGCTTCATGGACATTCGCAAACGGGTGTATGACTTACCGCCGTTAGGAGACAAAGCGATGATGGTGGCGGTTCCGACAACATCCGGCACGGGTTCGGAAGTGACCCCCTTTGCCGTGGTGACAGACGAAAAAACCGGGATGAAGTATCCCCTGGCTGATTACGCCCTGACTCCAAATATGGCAATTGTGGACCCGGAATTGGTGATGCATATGCCAAAACGGTTGACGGCTTATGGGGGGATTGATGCCTTAACCCACGCTTTAGAAGCCTATGTTTCGGTCGTTGCAACTGAATTTACCCAAGGGCTAGCTTTAGAAGCAATCGAACTACTGTTTAAATATCTCCCTAATGCATATATCTATGGTGCTAATGACCCCATCGCCCGGGAAAAAGTCCATTATGCGGCAACAATTGCGGGCATGGCATTTGCCAATTCCTTCTTGGGGATTTGTCACTCGATGGCGCACAAATTAGGGGCAACGTTCCATGTTCCCCACGGCTTAGCCAATGCGCTGATGATTTCTCATGTCATCCGCTATAACACCACCGATGCGCCGTTTAAGCAAGCGATTTTCCCGCAATATGAATATCCTCACGCTAAAGAACGCTATGCGCGCTTAGCGGATTATCTCAAACTCGGTGGCGACACTCCAGATGAAAAAGTAGAGAATTTGGTGAACGCGATCGAAAACCTCAAACACAATCTTGATATTCCGCTGACCATCAAAGAAACCTTGCAAGGGGAAGATCGCGACTTCTATGAGAAGCTGGAAAACTTAGCTGATCAGGCGTTTGATGACCAATGTACGGCAGCCAATCCCCGTTATCCGCTGATTAAAGACTTAAAAGAGTTGTATGTTCTGGCTTACCAAGGCTGTCGCGTCGATAGCATGATGTATCACACGGAAGAGGACAAAGCTGCCGATTCGGTTGCGTAATCATCGCTGATCCTAATTTGTCTTGGACAATCAGGTGCGGAGGAGTCCTCTGCACCTAGTTTTTTATCTTCTCGCAAAAAAAACTGAGAATTGAAAGACTAGAGCGCTATGATTGAATTGTGGTTCCAGCAAGAATCATGGATAAAGAACAGGTTTTACGATTACTAGAGACTCATCGCGATCGCGTGGCTGAATTTGCAGTTAAGGCCCTGTTTTTGTTTGGTTCAGTAGCGCGAGGCGAAGCCACATCAGAGAGTGATGTGGATTTTTTGGTGGAGTTTAACCGTCCGGTGGGGTTGTTTACCTTATTAGGCTTGCAGTCTTATCTAGAAGAGTTGTTAAACTGTACAGTGGATTTGGGAACACTAAACTCACTGCATCCCCATTTACGGGAAACCGTATTGAAGGAAGCGATTCGTGCCCTCTAGAAAGTTTGAGCGACGGGTAGGAGATATATTGGCTGAAATTGCAGTTGTAGAACAGACAATTGAAGGCTTGAGCTTTGAAAGGTTTACTCAAGATCAGCAAGCATTAAGAGCCGTGCTCTATAGTTTAGCGGTAATTGGTGAAGCAGTAGGGAGTGTCATCTCTGAGTTAGAGGTAGCAGACCCAACAATGCCGTGGCATCAGGTTCGAGCAATGAGGAATGTAGTCATTCATGAATATTTCCGAGTTGATGTTGAAGTCATTTGGGAAACGATTCGAGCCGATCTACCCGCTCTAAAGATGGCTTTACAAAGGATTTCACAGCATTTTGAAGCTGAATGAAGTGTGATGGCAATCTTTGTACAGATTTTACGATTGTTAGAGACTCATCGCGATCGCGTGGCTGAATTTGCAGTTAAGGCCCTGTTTTTGTTTGGTTCAGTAGCGCGAGGCGAAGCTACATTAGACTTAAGATCACCTCACGGAAAGATATCAAGAGACAAGATGCTTCCTTTGATTCTAAGCTGACCAGGAGCAAGGATGTGAACTTGTAGAGAACATTCCCTTAATGGTAAGATGCAGATTTAGCACCCAACATAAGACTAAATACTTATCAACCCTCCCGGGCTACTCAAAAGAGATTGCTAGGTTTGTTAACTTTTCCTTCCTAAGAGCAAACTACGATAGCATTCCCGATTTCTTAAGAGTATTGGGTTAAAAATTTGTTTGATGACTTTTAATATAGGGAGAAATATATGAAGACTGAATCTAATCGTGTGGTATTAATCGGTGTAGCTGGGGATTCTGGCTGTGGAAAATCGACATTTCTGCGTCGCCTCAAAGATTTATTTGGTGAACAGTTTATGACGGTGATCTGTTTAGATGACTATCACAGTCTTGATCGTAAAGGAAGAAAAGCCGCTGGTGTAACCGCCCTGAATCCCAAGGCGAACAACTTTGACCTCATGTATGAGCAAGTCAAAGCGCTCAAAAACGGTCAAGCGATTGATAAGCCGATTTACAATCACGAAACAGGGGAACTCGACCCCCCAGAACGCATCGAACCCAATAAAGTGGTTGTCATTGAGGGATTACATCCCCTTTATGATGAACGGGTGCGAGACTTACTAGATTTCAGTGTTTATCTTGATATCAGCGATGAAGTCAAAATTAACTGGAAAATTAAGCGGGATATGGCCGAACGCGGTCACACCTACGAAGACGTTCTTGCTTCTATTAATGCGAGAAAGCCTGATTTCTCCTCTTACATTGAGCCCCAAAAAGAATTTGCGAATATCGTCATCCAAGTCTTACCGACACAACTAATTGAAGATAAAGAAAGTAAATATCTGCGGGTGCGTCTGATTCAAAAAGAAGGTGTGGAAGGATTCGACCCCGTTTACTTATTTGATGAAGGTTCCACGATTGACTGGCGTCCTTGTGGTCGGAAGTTAACTTGCGCCTATCCTGGGATTAAACTTTTCTATGGTCCCGATAGCTACTACGGTCATGAAGTCTCTGTATTAGAGGTTGATGGCTATTTTGATAATTTAGAAGAAATGATTTATATTGAAAGCCATTTAAGTAAAACGGCAACCAAGTTCTACGGTGAAATGACCGAGCTTCTCTTAAAACATCCTGATGCCCCAGGAGCAAATGATGGCACTGGTCTATTCCAAGTTTTAGTCGGCTTGAAGATGCGAGAAACCTACGAGCTGTTGACTCAAGAAATCAAAGCAGCGGTGAGAGTGTAGTTCTTTGATTGAGGAGACATGACAATTAGTGTTCGCGGGGGAACGGTCAGACTCTCCCGCGTTTTTTTGATTATGCTAGAGACAAAATTAGATCCCAGTTCAGAAAAGATGATGTTACGCTTTTGGCTTGTTTGCTTTGCCCTTTTATTTGTGGTGGTGTCAATTTGGGAGTGGTTACGGGAATTAACCCTTGCCTTTCCCTTATGTCTTCTCGGAGGTGTGATTCTCGCGATCGCGTCGAATTTGAAATTTGTTGCTCCGCCCTCTCCGTCAAATCAAGTTACGCTTCCTCCTGATTCATCTTCGGATTAGTTCTTCCCCACTTCAAACTGGTTTTCAGGATTAAAGTCATTAAATACGCGATCGCGCTAACTAAAATAATCGTTGCACCTGAGGTTAAATTAAGCGTATAAGAGAGCCCTAAACCAACGGTGACAAACAGCAAACTCAAGATAATACCGAAGCCCATCATTACCTTTAAATCTTTTACAAATTGACTGGTCACAGCAGCCGGCATTGCTAACAAGGCAATCACTAAAATTAAGCCGACCACTTGCATCATCATCGCTACAGCAAGGGCAATCATTCCCATTAATAATAAATAAATTTGATTGACTGGAACATTGCGAACTGTGGCAAATGTTTCGTCAAAGGAAATGGCAAGTAGCTCTTTATAAAAGAGATAAACTAAGAGTAAAATAATTAGATCAATTCCCAACATAATCCAAAGATTACTGGTAGGAACCGCTAAAATACTGCCAAATAAATAGCTTTCTAATTCTGCTTTATACCCCGGTGTTAAATCCGTTAAAATAACGCCAATTGCCATCCCAATTGCCCACAGCATTCCAATTGCGGTATCGCGACGTAAATTTTTATTCCGTTGAACCGCTCCCATTAAGAATGCCGAACCTAAACTAAATCCTAAGGCACCAAAAACCGGATTAAAGCCAAAAAATAATCCCATGCCAACCCCACCGTAAGCAGCGTGAGCAATCCCACCCGCAACAAAAACAATCCGATTCACGACCACTAAACTACCAATTATTCCACCAGCAATACTGACCAAAATTCCAGCAATAATTGCATTGCGAAAAAACTCATATTGAAGGGCTTCAATCATTATAATTTGTGTCCTTTTGATGTTGCGCTAAAAATCGTTTTGGGACATGAACCAGTTGCTGCACGCGGTCGCCATAAGCTTGCTCTAGCATTTCAGATGTAATTTGATGACTACCATGATAATGGAGCGTGCGATTTAAACAACCCACTGTTTTAACATAAGCCGAAACAGCACTAATGTCATGAGAAATCATAAGAATCGTGACAAATTCATTGAGTTGATGTAACAATTCATAGAGAGTTGTGGACACAGTTTGATCTAAATTAGCGGTGGGTTCATCTAATAGTAAAATTTTCGGTTCAGTGGCTAAGGCCCGAGCAATATAAACCCGTTGTTTTTGTCCTCCCGAAAGTTCTGATAAAGCGCGATCGCGCCACTTTAATAATCCCACTTGCTCTAACACGCGCTCGACAACTTGTTCATCTCGCTTGCCATAATGTTGCAGCAGTCGCCGTTTTCCTAAACGCCCCATTCGCACCACGTCCGCGACCGTAATCGGAAACGCAGGATCAAACTGCATAATTTGCGGAACATAGCCAATATACTGTCTTCCTTTCTTCGCCGGTTGTCCAAGAATTTTTACCTCTCCTTTTTCAGGAGAAAGTAACCCCAAAATGACTTTAAATAAAGTGGTTTTTCCCCCGCCATTGGGACCAATAATGCCAATGTAATCTCCTTCCTGGAC
Coding sequences:
- the pflA gene encoding pyruvate formate lyase-activating protein → MPDTTLTTMPIPSKGRIHSLESCGTVDGPGIRFVIFTQGCPLRCLYCQNPDCLNLEDGTEVTVEELITEIQKYRSYMHFSGGGVTVTGGEPLMQPQFVSEIFQRCQALGIHTALDTSGYVPLEAAKPVLKNTDLVLLDLKSFDPEIYRKVTSVTIEPTLKFARYLSEINKPTWIRFVLVPNLTDPIDNIKRLAEFVSSLHNVEIVEVLPFHQMGEYKWEKLGYDYQLQDTKPPTPELIASTIHIFQSYGIKVQS
- the adhE gene encoding bifunctional acetaldehyde-CoA/alcohol dehydrogenase, which gives rise to MTVTNLQELETLISKAKAAQAEYATYTQEQVDKIFKKAALAANMNRIPLAKLAVQETGMGVPEDKVIKNHFASEMIYNKYKYEKTCGVIESDPHYGIQKVAEPLGVLAGIVPTTNPTSTAIFKALLALKTRNGIIFSPHPRAKECTIAAAQIVRNAAIEAGAPPDIIGWIDEPTIELSQTLMQHPSVNLILATGGPGMVKAAYSSGKPSLGVGAGNTPAVIDETAQIQMAVSSILISKTFDNGMICASEQSVIVVDDVYEQVKEEFIARGAYFLNAEEMEAVRKVLIIEGRINAKIVGQSVEKVAELAGINVPENAKVLIGEVDDINLDEAFAHEKLSPVLAMYHAQDFSEATKKAQELISLGGRGHTSVLYTAQQNHSRILHFESILTTGRVLINTPSSQGAIGDLYNFKLDPSLTLGCGTWGGNSVSENVAPQHLLNIKTVSERRENMLWFRVPPKIYFKFGCLPIALEELKGKKRAFIVTDKPLFDMGLLKEVTDVLDEIGVEHQVFYDVEPDPKLAEINKGVAAMNTFQPDVIIAFGGGSPMDAAKIMWLMYEHPEVEFEGIATRFMDIRKRVYDLPPLGDKAMMVAVPTTSGTGSEVTPFAVVTDEKTGMKYPLADYALTPNMAIVDPELVMHMPKRLTAYGGIDALTHALEAYVSVVATEFTQGLALEAIELLFKYLPNAYIYGANDPIAREKVHYAATIAGMAFANSFLGICHSMAHKLGATFHVPHGLANALMISHVIRYNTTDAPFKQAIFPQYEYPHAKERYARLADYLKLGGDTPDEKVENLVNAIENLKHNLDIPLTIKETLQGEDRDFYEKLENLADQAFDDQCTAANPRYPLIKDLKELYVLAYQGCRVDSMMYHTEEDKAADSVA
- a CDS encoding nucleotidyltransferase; this encodes MDKEQVLRLLETHRDRVAEFAVKALFLFGSVARGEATSESDVDFLVEFNRPVGLFTLLGLQSYLEELLNCTVDLGTLNSLHPHLRETVLKEAIRAL
- a CDS encoding DUF86 domain-containing protein, with product MPSRKFERRVGDILAEIAVVEQTIEGLSFERFTQDQQALRAVLYSLAVIGEAVGSVISELEVADPTMPWHQVRAMRNVVIHEYFRVDVEVIWETIRADLPALKMALQRISQHFEAE
- a CDS encoding phosphoribulokinase; this encodes MKTESNRVVLIGVAGDSGCGKSTFLRRLKDLFGEQFMTVICLDDYHSLDRKGRKAAGVTALNPKANNFDLMYEQVKALKNGQAIDKPIYNHETGELDPPERIEPNKVVVIEGLHPLYDERVRDLLDFSVYLDISDEVKINWKIKRDMAERGHTYEDVLASINARKPDFSSYIEPQKEFANIVIQVLPTQLIEDKESKYLRVRLIQKEGVEGFDPVYLFDEGSTIDWRPCGRKLTCAYPGIKLFYGPDSYYGHEVSVLEVDGYFDNLEEMIYIESHLSKTATKFYGEMTELLLKHPDAPGANDGTGLFQVLVGLKMRETYELLTQEIKAAVRV
- a CDS encoding metal ABC transporter permease, which produces MIEALQYEFFRNAIIAGILVSIAGGIIGSLVVVNRIVFVAGGIAHAAYGGVGMGLFFGFNPVFGALGFSLGSAFLMGAVQRNKNLRRDTAIGMLWAIGMAIGVILTDLTPGYKAELESYLFGSILAVPTSNLWIMLGIDLIILLLVYLFYKELLAISFDETFATVRNVPVNQIYLLLMGMIALAVAMMMQVVGLILVIALLAMPAAVTSQFVKDLKVMMGFGIILSLLFVTVGLGLSYTLNLTSGATIILVSAIAYLMTLILKTSLKWGRTNPKMNQEEA
- a CDS encoding ATP-binding cassette domain-containing protein, encoding MSAAHPQGSHLPLESLPEIIKIKNLWVRYEQELVLEGINLSVQEGDYIGIIGPNGGGKTTLFKVILGLLSPEKGEVKILGQPAKKGRQYIGYVPQIMQFDPAFPITVADVVRMGRLGKRRLLQHYGKRDEQVVERVLEQVGLLKWRDRALSELSGGQKQRVYIARALATEPKILLLDEPTANLDQTVSTTLYELLHQLNEFVTILMISHDISAVSAYVKTVGCLNRTLHYHGSHQITSEMLEQAYGDRVQQLVHVPKRFLAQHQKDTNYND